One window from the genome of Armatimonadota bacterium encodes:
- a CDS encoding FecR domain-containing protein, whose product MLTLAIAAAALATAPFSITISVPNQVTVTDANGNNRAPNDTPWGATIDLNPGDVIRSGIISATFTEFYGADITIGPRTQMVYLGPSDDAELQVLSGSFRYVHTPTRGLDPNIFRRIVKTRSRTIGSGGTDFTVTVSNNLNTLKTVTVVAVVEGYAVVAGNPDIRIPAGETKTFEDKIPMVPNTPTASGGYQRTSRRHGRTLGSGGM is encoded by the coding sequence ATGTTGACTCTTGCCATAGCGGCGGCGGCATTGGCAACCGCGCCCTTTTCGATAACCATTTCGGTTCCCAACCAAGTCACGGTGACCGATGCCAATGGGAACAACCGCGCACCCAACGACACACCATGGGGGGCGACTATCGACCTGAACCCAGGGGATGTCATCAGATCCGGGATCATTTCGGCAACATTCACGGAGTTCTATGGCGCGGACATCACAATCGGCCCCCGAACCCAAATGGTGTATTTGGGGCCTTCAGACGACGCTGAACTCCAGGTTCTTTCGGGGTCTTTCCGATACGTCCACACCCCCACACGGGGCCTCGATCCCAACATTTTCCGTCGCATCGTCAAAACACGATCAAGGACGATCGGATCCGGGGGTACGGACTTCACGGTGACCGTCTCGAACAACCTAAACACGCTCAAAACTGTCACCGTGGTTGCCGTCGTTGAAGGGTACGCGGTCGTTGCGGGAAATCCCGATATCCGGATACCTGCCGGTGAAACAAAGACTTTTGAAGACAAGATCCCGATGGTTCCTAACACTCCAACCGCATCGGGAGGCTATCAGCGTACATCAAGACGGCATGGCCGAACGCTGGGGTCTGGCGGGATGTAG
- a CDS encoding S8 family serine peptidase: protein MRHLTIRTVWGKALAAAGLLTLASLSFAQTALGGSPQGQNLPPGTVTASDHLLVAFKPGTPDSLRNDLIKKYGLLINVDHGNRYFMRLDLSSHHMAVGIQPADFVRSLQTNPAVQYAELDVQITPDFVPNDPQFAQQWHHNNTGQTGGSPDADVDAVEGWDNMAGVQEVVVAVCDDGVDIDHEDLRNRVWVNPNETPGNGIDDDNNGFIDDIFGWDTADNDNNPRPNNGDSHGTHVAGIVAAEQNNGKGVSGVAPNVKLMCMRHYKGQASWISDLASAIDYAWQNGAQVITVSYNIDGWNQTLLQAIQRAGAADVVYCNSAGNNGQQNPPRQQIRALADNVIFVASTDHNDTKSGFSNWGTLIEVGSPGSNILSTFPNNTYATISGTSMATPLAAGIVGVIRGAFPALTAREALDTLISTCDQVPALTNFIANGARVNLANALTGPPAPTGLLDFTLVMGTLQGGGLPELLDSDDAKVVINTESVPGRGQYAAFQVTVSSPKASTDVASMKVTVESMASDNSAVQYVTAYNNRTGAWDLLSSTKLGTTDNDITFDVAKRSLRDYVDADQHVKLRFMAYAPLKRRGAFPVAFSYSTDNVAVVIK from the coding sequence ATGCGACACCTGACCATCCGCACCGTCTGGGGCAAAGCGCTGGCCGCCGCCGGCCTTTTGACCTTGGCTTCGCTATCATTCGCCCAAACCGCGCTTGGGGGATCCCCTCAAGGGCAAAACCTGCCGCCGGGGACTGTCACTGCAAGCGACCACCTCTTGGTGGCCTTCAAACCCGGCACGCCTGATTCGCTCCGGAACGACTTGATCAAAAAGTACGGCTTGTTGATCAACGTCGATCACGGCAACCGGTATTTCATGCGGCTGGATCTGAGTTCCCACCATATGGCCGTGGGAATCCAACCGGCTGACTTTGTGAGGAGCCTTCAGACGAACCCGGCTGTCCAGTACGCTGAATTGGACGTCCAAATCACGCCCGACTTCGTTCCCAACGACCCGCAGTTCGCCCAGCAATGGCACCACAACAACACCGGCCAAACGGGCGGCTCCCCTGATGCCGACGTCGACGCCGTCGAAGGTTGGGACAACATGGCCGGCGTCCAAGAAGTCGTCGTCGCCGTGTGCGATGACGGGGTCGACATCGACCACGAAGACCTGCGCAACCGCGTTTGGGTCAACCCGAACGAGACACCGGGCAACGGCATCGACGATGACAACAACGGGTTCATCGACGACATTTTTGGGTGGGACACCGCCGACAACGACAACAACCCGCGGCCGAACAACGGTGATAGCCACGGAACCCACGTCGCCGGGATCGTCGCCGCCGAACAGAACAACGGCAAAGGCGTTTCGGGTGTGGCCCCCAACGTCAAGCTGATGTGCATGCGCCACTACAAAGGCCAAGCCTCGTGGATCTCCGACCTTGCCAGCGCCATCGACTACGCTTGGCAAAACGGCGCTCAAGTCATCACCGTCAGCTACAACATTGACGGCTGGAACCAAACGCTGCTGCAAGCCATCCAGCGCGCAGGGGCCGCCGATGTGGTCTATTGCAACTCGGCCGGAAACAACGGCCAACAAAACCCGCCCCGGCAGCAAATCCGGGCTTTGGCCGACAACGTGATTTTTGTCGCATCAACAGATCACAACGACACCAAATCGGGCTTCTCCAACTGGGGCACCCTGATCGAAGTCGGGTCGCCGGGTAGCAACATCCTTTCGACATTCCCGAACAACACCTACGCCACCATTTCGGGCACTTCCATGGCGACCCCGCTTGCCGCCGGCATCGTGGGTGTCATCCGGGGTGCATTCCCTGCCTTGACCGCCCGTGAAGCGCTGGACACCCTGATCAGCACGTGCGACCAAGTCCCCGCCCTCACGAACTTCATTGCGAATGGTGCGCGGGTTAACTTGGCAAACGCCTTGACCGGACCGCCGGCGCCTACTGGGTTGTTGGACTTCACTCTGGTCATGGGAACCCTCCAAGGCGGCGGGCTCCCCGAGCTCCTCGACTCTGACGACGCCAAAGTGGTCATAAACACTGAGTCGGTTCCCGGACGCGGTCAGTATGCGGCCTTCCAGGTCACAGTTAGCTCGCCCAAGGCATCGACCGACGTCGCGTCCATGAAGGTCACGGTGGAATCGATGGCCAGCGACAATAGCGCTGTCCAATATGTCACTGCCTACAACAACCGCACCGGCGCATGGGATCTGCTCAGCAGCACCAAACTCGGAACAACCGACAACGACATCACCTTTGACGTGGCCAAGCGGTCGCTTCGGGATTATGTCGATGCCGACCAACACGTCAAGCTCCGGTTCATGGCATATGCGCCGCTGAAGCGCCGGGGCGCATTCCCGGTCGCGTTCTCCTATTCCACGGATAACGTCGCCGTCGTCATCAAGTAA